The Streptomyces sp. 11x1 genomic sequence CCCGGAACCGCCGCGGATCATCGAACCGAAGGACTGGGAGCGGTGCAGCGAGGTGGTGAGGTGGGCCGTCCAGCCCACCACCGCGTCCGTGTCGACGAACACGGGCAGCTGCGGCGATACCGGGATGACCAGCGGATTTCCGTCACAGATGAGACCCAGCTTCCCCTGTCCCGTGAAGACGCTGTTGAACAGGCCGCCACCGGTCATGCCGGCGCCCTTCACCGTCTTGATCTCGTACGACAGGGACGCGTCGAAACAGAGCACGTTGCGTCCGTTGACGGTGAACACGTCGCCGGGCTCGATGTCGACGATGAAACAGTTCTGCGCCTCGTGCGCGAACCAGGCCTCGCCCTGACCGCGCACCGCCATCAGTGCCAGCCCCTCGCCGGTGACCGCGCGCTTGAGCATGCCGCCCACGCCCTGGCCCTTGCGTTCGAACTGCAGGTTCCCCCGGAAGGCGATCATCGCGCCCTGCCGGGCGAGCATCTCGCCGTTCACCGCGTACTTGATCGACTTGGCGTTCTGGACGCTCATTCCCGGCGCGTAGGCCGGCTGCACCATGTTCTCGTTGGAGAAAAGATCGCTCTTCATACGGGCATGCTGTCCCGGACCGCCCGATTCCGCCAAGCGACGCGCGCGGCAAGCGAATTGAGGTGCCTGACAACATCTCGACCGGAGTGGTAGAAGCGGACGCATGACCAACAAGACCGTCGGAGTAGACCTCCCGGACCGCCGGGGTCGCACCGGGCTCGACCGCACCGGCCGGGACCTGACCGGTAACCCGCGCGTCAAGGTGCGGGACGTGCGCCTGCTGTCCAGCCACTGGTACGTGGAGCGCACGACGACCTTCGACTTCCAGCACACCGACGGCACCTGGAGCACCCAGGAGCGCGAGACGCACGACCGGGGCAACGGCGCCACCGTCCTGCTCTACGACACCGAACGCGAAACCGTGCTGCTCACCCGGCAGTTCCGCTACCCGGTGTACGTCAACGGCCACCCCGACGGGATGCTCGTCGAGACGCCGGGCGGTCTGCTCGACGAGGAGGACGAGCACCCCGAGGTCGCCGTGCGGCGCGAGGTCGTCGAGGAGACCGGTCACACCATCGGGGAGATCCGGCACGTCTTCGACATCTACATGAGCCCCGGGTCCGTCACCGAACGCGTCAGCTTCTACGCCGCCCCCTACGGCCCGTCGACCCGTACCCACGAGGGCGGCGGCCTCGGTGAGGAGGGCGAGGACATCGAACTCGTCGAACTGCCCTTCCGCCGGGCGCTGGAGATGATCCGCAGCGGGGAGATCGCCGACGCCAAGACCATCATGCTGCTCCAGTGGGCGGCGCTGGACGGTCCGTTCGGTACCGGCCGCGACGTCTGAGGGAGCCGCAGGGCCCCGTTCAGGGATCGAGCGTCTCGGCGGCCTCCGCTGCGACCGCCTCCGCCACCGCCGTCAGCGCGGGGGAGTCGAGCTTCCACTGCTGCCAGAACAGCGGGGCGTCCACGGTCCGTTCCGGTGCCAGGTCGACCAGCCGGCCGCTGTCGAGGAGTCGCTCGGCCTGGGCGGCGGGCACCATGCCCCAGCCCATGCCGGCGGCCACGGCGTCCACGAACCCCTCCGAGGTCGGTACGTAGTGCCGACGGGGACTGGCCGGGCGGCCCCGCGTCAGCCGCCGCACGAAGGCGTCCTGGAACTCGTCGCGCCGGTCGAAGAACACCACCGGCGCGTCGGCGATCAGCTCCTTGAGCGGTGTGCCCGATCCGAGGCCCAGCCACCGCTCCGCGAAGGCGGGCGTGGCGCAGGGCCGGTAGTGCATCCGGCCGAGCGGCCGGACCGAGCAGCCGGCCACGGCGTCCGGTGCCGAGGTGACCGCGGCCATCACGAGCCCCTCGCGCAGCAGCCGGGCCGTGTGCTGCTCGTCCTCCCGGAGCAGTTCGTAGCAGGGGCGCAGCTCCTCGGGCACCCGGGTCAGGGCGGGCAGGAACCAGGTGGCCAGCGAGTCGGCGTTCACCGCGATCGACACCCGCGTGGTCTCCCCGGCGCCCGTCATCCCGAGCGCGGTGTGCGCGTCGTGTTCGAGACGGGCCAGCTGGCGCGCGAAACGGACGATCACCTCGCCGGACTCGGTCGGCCGCACCGGCTTCTCCCGGATCAGCAGGACCCGGCCGACCCGCTGCTCCAGCGCCTTGACCCGCTGGCTGACCGCCGACGGTGTCACGTGCAGGGCACCGGCCGCCGCGTCGAAGGTGCCCTCGTCCACCACGGCCAGCAGGGTGCGCACCAGGTCGAGGGGCAGCTGAGACATCACGAACGCTAATGATACGTAAGAATCCTTAGCTGTACGCATGGCGGTGCGTTTCCTAGCGTCGTGGCTGTGTTCAGTGAAATGACAGCTCTCGCGGCCGGATTCGGCACCGGCCTTTCCCTCATCGTCGCCATCGGAGCCCAGAACGCCTTCGTCCTCCGCCAGGGCCTGCACCGCGACGCCGTGCTTCCGGTCGTGGCCATCTGCGCCCTCTCCGACGCGCTGCTGATCGCCCTCGGCGTCGCCGGGGTCGGCGCGGTGGTCGTCGCCTGGCCCGGCGCGCTGACGGCGGTCGCCCTGATCGGCGGCGCGTTTCTCCTGGTCTACGGAGCTCTGGCCGCCCGCCGCGCCCTGCGACCCGGCGACGACGCGCTGCGCGCGGGGAGCGGGTCGGCGGGCTCCCGGCGCCGGGCCGTCCTCACCTGTCTGGCGCTGACCTGGCTCAACCCGCACGTCTACCTGGACACCGTGTTCCTGCTCGGCTCCATCGCCTCCGACCAGGGCCCCCTGCGCTGGACCTTCGGCCTCGGCGCCGGCCTCGCCAGCCTGTGCTGGTTCGCCGCCCTGGGCTTCGGCGCCCGGCTGCTCAGCCGGTACCTGGCCCGCCCGTCCGCCTGGCGGGTCCTCGACGGCCTGGTCTCGGTCACGATGCTCGTCCTCGGCGGGATGCTGATCGCCGGAGCCTGAGTCACGGGGAGACAGCATGTGAGACGGCGGCGAAATCGCCTGTCCCGGCGGTGGTGATCTCCGCGATAGTGGTGCCCGTATCGAAAGATGTATCGAGCATCAGGATGCCCGTGGACGCCACCCAGAGCAGCGCCGGTGACGACACCGCACCGGAGGACGACCCGGCGGCGCCACCCCGCGAGGGCTGGCGCCGCTGGGCGATGGACACCCGGCCGCTGCGCCGCCCCGCCTACCGGCGTCTGTGGTCCTCGACCATCGTCACCGCCGTCGGCAGCCAACTGACCGCAGTCGCCGTCCCCAAACAGATCTACGACATCACCGACTCCTCCGCCTGGGTCGGCTACGCCAGCCTCGCCGGCCTGCTGCCGCTGGTGGTCTTCGCGCTCTGGGGCGGCGCGGTCGCCGACAGCGTCGACCGCCGCACGCTGCTGCTCGTCACCAACACCGGTATCGCCGTCACCTCGGTGCTGTTCTGGGTGCAGGCCGTCACCGGTCTCGAATCCGTCTGGGCGCTGATGGCCCTGCTCGCCCTCCAACAGGCGTTCTTCGGCCTCAACTCACCCGCCCGCAACGCCTCCGTGGCCCGACTGGTCCCCGCCGAGGAACTGCCGGCGGCCGCCGCGCTCGGCTCGACCGTGATGCAACTCGGCCTGGTGGCCGGACCGTTGCTCGCGGGTGCTCTCATCCCGGTGATCGGCCTGGCCGAGCTGTACCTCATCGACGCACTGGCCCTCTGCGTCACCCTCTGGGCCGTGTACCGGCTGCCCTCCCTGCCGCCCCTGGACAACGCCATGGCCAAGCGGGCCGGCCTGCGGGAGGTGGTCGCGGGCTTCCGTTACATCGCCCTGCACAAGGTGCTCCTGCTGTCCTTCCTCGCCGACATCATCGCCATGGTCCTGGGCATGCCCCGCGCCCTCTTCCCGCAGCTGGCCGCCACCACGTACGCGTCCTACGGCGAGGGATTCGCCCTCGGCCTGCTGTTCGCCGCGATCCCTGTCGGGGCCGTCGTGGGTGGCCTGATGTCGGGCACCTTCTCCCGCTCCCACCGGCACGGACTCATGGTCCTCGCGGCCGTCATGGCCTGGGGAGCGGCCATCACGGGCTTCGGGCTGAGCGCCGGCCTGTGGCTCGCGGTGGCGTTCCTCGTGGCCGCCGGAGTCGCCGACATGGTCTCGATGGTCTTCCGCGGCGCCATCCTGCTCTCCGCCGCGACCGACGAGATGCGCGGCCGGATGCAGGGCGTGTTCACCGTGGTCGTGGCCGGCGGCCCCCGTCTCGCCGACGTCCTGCACGGCACGGCGGGCGCCGCCTTCGGCACCCGTACGGCAGTCGCCGGCGGAGGTCTGTTGGTCATGATCGCCGTGCTGCTCCTGGCGACGGCCACACCGGCACTGCGACGGTACCGGATCTGACCGATCGGCACACCGCCTCTTTCGTACGCTTATCAGCCCACCCCTCACAGGCAGGAGTTGCAACGATGCACTACGTGAAGCTCGGCTCGACGGGTCTGGACGTGTCCCGGATCTGTGTGGGATGCATGAGTTTCGGCCTCCCCGACCGAGGCACGCACGAATGGACTCTGGACGAGGAGGCGTCACGCCCGCTGATCCGGCAGGCGCTGGACGCGGGGATCAACTTCTTCGACACCGCGAACGTCTACTCCGACGGCACCAGCGAGGAGATCGTCGGCCGCGCGCTCGGCGAGTACGCGCGGCGCGAGGAGGTCGTCGTCGCGACCAAGGTCAACGGTGCCATGCACCAGGGCCCCAACGCCTGGGGCCTGTCCCGCAAGGCGATCATGACGGAGATCGACAACAGCCTGCGGCGCCTCGGCACCGACTACGTGGACCTCTACCAGATCCACCGCTTCGACCCCCACACCCCGGTCGAGGAGACGATGGAGGCCCTGCACGACGTGGTGAAGGCCGGCAAGGCCCGTTACCTCGGGGCCAGTTCGATGTACGCCTGGCAGTTCGCGAAGATGCAGCACACCGCCCGGCTGCACGGCTGGACCCGGTTCGTGTCCATGCAGAACCACTACAACCTCCTCTATCGCGAGGAGGAGCGCGAGATGCTCCCGCTGTGCGAGGACCAGAGCGTCGCCACGCTGCCCTGGAGCCCGCTCGCGCGCGGCCGCCTCACCCGGGACTGGGGTTCCGTGACCGCCCGCACCGAGACGGACAACTTCGGCAGGACGCTCTACCAGGAGGGCGACCGGGAGATCGTCGACGCCGTCACCCGGATCGCCGGTGAGCGCGGGGTGCCCCGTGCTCAGGTCGCCCTGGCCTGGCTGCTGAGCCGGCCCACGGTCACCGCCCCCATCGTCGGCGCCACCAAGCCCCACCACCTCGCCGACGCCGTGGCCTCCCTCGACGTCACCCTGACGGAGAAGGAGACCGAGGAACTGGAACGGCCCTACACCCCGCGCGCGATCAGCGGTCACTGAGCGGCCGCGGGCCTCACAGGCGGGAGTACTCCAGACGCACGGTCGTGGCGAGACGGGCCAGGGCCTCCTCGGCGCCCTCGCGGTCCGTCTTGTCGAGGAGCGCCAGGGCGTCCGCCGCGGCCAGGCGCACCCGCTGGGGCACCTCGTCGAGGGCGGCCATGCGGTAGGCGATGGTGCGGCGGGCCTCGCGCTCCTCGGCGCTGACGCCGCCCGGCCCAGTGCGGGGGAAGACGGCGGCCTCGTAGGCGGTCACGTGGATGAGCACACCGTGCGCGATGCCCTCGGCGTAACCCCGCTGTCCGGCCTGCCGCTGGGCCATGGCGAAGTGCGCCATGGCCCGCCGCCGCACGATCAGCGAGCCCACCATGCCGACCAGACCGGCGCACACCGCCGCCCCCAGGGCGACGGGACCGCCGCCGATCAGCGCGCCGATGAGGGCGCCTCCCGCCATCAGCAGACAGGTCAGCCCGGTGGTCAGCATCAGCAGGGCGCGCGCGGGAGTGAAGGAGGCCATGACGTGCAGTGTCTCAGCCTCGCCCGACTGCCGGAGCGGTGGGCCGGAGGGGGAGGGACGACGCGGCGCGTGCCGGACGGCCGGGCGGCGCCCGTTTCGGCAGGCCGCCCGCCCGCGAGGGACGGGCGGATCGAGCCGGGACGCGCACGCGGCGAGCACCGTTTCGAGTGACCCGCCCGCGGCCTGCCAACGGACATCGGGGACGGAGGGCCGACACTGCCGGCTGCCGTACTCGTCCTGCGGGGAAGCCCCCGTCGTGCCGTGCCCGAGCGGTTCCGGCCGGGAGCAACTACCCACCCCGGTACGAAGATCAGGTGACTGCATAGGGTGGGGCCCGTGAGAAGCAGCGACACCGGTGCGGCAGTCGCGTGTCCGAACGCGACCGAGGGGGAGACCACCGTCCGATGAACCAGATCCTGTACGCCGGGGCCATCGGCCTGTTCCTGACGTTGATCGGCACACCGCTGCTGATCAAGCTGCTGGCCCGCAAGGGATACGGCCAGTTCATCCGCGACGACGGGCCGCGCGGCCACGCGGGCAAGCGCGGTACGCCCACCATGGGTGGCATCGCCTTCATCCTGGCCACCCTCGTCGCCTACCTCGCGACCAAGGTCATCACCGGTGAGAGCCCGACCTACCCCGGATTCCTGGTGCTGTTCCTCATGGCGGGCATGGGAGTGGTCGGGTTCCTGGACGACTACATCAAGATCGTCAAGCGGCGGTCGCTGGGACTGCGGGCCGGGGCCAAGATGGCCGGCCAGCTGATCGTCGGCATCGTGTTCGCCCTGCTCGCCATCCGGTTCGCGGACGACCGGGGCCAGACACCGGCCTCCCTGAAGCTGTCGTTCGTCACCGACTTCGGCTGGACCATCGGTCCCGTGCTGTTTGTCGTCTGGGCCCTGTTCATGATCCTGGCCATGTCGAACGGGGTGAACCTCACCGACGGTCTGGACGGCCTCGCCACCGGCGCGTCGGTCATGGTCTTCGGCGGCTACACCTTCATCGGTCTGTGGCAGTTCCAGAACTCGTGCGCCAACGCCCTCGAACTCACCGACCCCGCCTCCTGCATAGAGGTGCGCGACCCGCTCGACCTCGCCGTCGTCGCGGCCGCGCTGATGGGTGCCTGCTTCGGGTTCCTCTGGTGGAACACCTCGCCGGCCAAGATCTTCATGGGCGACACCGGTTCGCTGGCGCTCGGCGGGGCGCTCGCGGGCCTCGCCATCTGCTCCCGCACCGAACTGCTTCTGGCCGTCCTCGGCGGGCTGTTCGTCCTGATCACCATGTCGGTGGTCATCCAGGTCGGCTCGTTCAAACTGACCGGCAAACGTGTCTTCCGAATGGCACCGCTCCAGCACCACTTCGAACTCAAGGGCTGGTCCGAGGTCCTGGTCGTGGTCCGCTTCTGGACCATCCAGGGCATCTGCGTGATCGCCGGCCTCGGCCTGTTCTACGCGGGGTGGGCCGCGAGCTGACCGCCGGCGCGCGACGCCCGACACACGGTCCTCAGGCGGCGTCGGGCGTCAGCCGGAACACCACGCCGCGGCGCAGCGGTCCCTCCGGCATCGAGGGGTCGTCGAAGTCGTCGCTCGGGTTCCGGGTCATGCCGAGGCGGCGCATCACGGCCTGGGAGCGGAGGTTGGTGGCGGTGGTCACCGCGAGGATCTCCGGGAGCCGGAGCTGCTCGAAGCCGAAGTCCAGGACCGCCCGCGCGGCCTCGGTGGCGTAGCCGTGGCCCCACGCCGCACGCGCGAGTCGCCAGCCGGCCTCCACCCCGGAGAACGGCATGTCCTCGTCCACCGGATCCAGCCCGGTGAAACCGATGAACCGCCCCGTGGACCGTACCTCCAGGGCCCACCACCCCCAGCCCCGCCGGTCGAGGTCGTCCTGGAAGCGGGCGGCGGACGCTTCGCTCTGCTCCTTCGTGAGGACGCCCGGAAAGTACGCGCGCACTTCCGGGTCGGCGTTCATGGCCGTCCAGGGGACCAGGTCGGACTCCCGCCAGTCGCGCAGGAGGAGGCGTTCGGTTCGCAGGTCGGGCATCGGGCGACAGTAGCGCGATCACGGGGCGGGGCGGTCGCAATTCCGGGCCATGATCGCCGTCTGCCTCCGGTGGGCACCGCGCGGTCCTCGTGGACACACGGTTGTTCACAGCCCTCCGCTTGCCCCCAGGTCGACGCGTACCGCCCGTAGATGGTCGGTCAGGGGGCCGAGGCCCACGTCCTGGCGGCGTTCGTCGACGGACTCGGGGTGGCGGATGGGGTACGGGAACAGGGTGCCGGGGTCGATGCGGGTGCCGTAGAACTGGGGCTGGTTCAGGGCGACGGCGCAGTGGTCGGCGATGTACGCGTGGTGCACCGCGGGACAGCGGCCGTCCGCGACCGCCTCGGCGATCAGGTCGCGGCACGTGAGCTGGAAGCCGAGGTCGGGGTAGTGCAGCAGGAGCATGAGGGCCGCCGTCGATGCGGGTTCGCCGACCGACTCGGCTGTGGGCCACCCGTGACGGGCGACGATCGAGCGCAGGGCCTCGCCGTTGTCGGTGTGGCACGCGGCGATGCGGTCCCGGGCCCGAGCGGCGGGCGCGGACCGGGCCTCCCGGGCCAGCTGCCGCTCGTCCTCGGCCCGGCGGATCAGCTCGGCGGCGAGCACCCGCTCGCGGGGCGGACCGGTGCCGGGCGCGGGTCGCGACGTGGGTTCCATGGCCGGGGCGCCCTTCACGCCGGCTCCCGCACCGCGAGCGAGAACCACACCCTCTTGCCCGCGTCCCCCGGCTCCGGCGGCTCGGTGCCCCAGTCGTCGGCCAGCGCGGACACGATGGACAGCCCCCGCCCGGCCTCGGCGGACGCGGGTGCCGTGCGAGGCCGGGGCGGCACGGGCGAGGGGTCGGCGAGGGTGACGCGCAGTTCGCGCCCGGAGCACTCGAGGACCACGGCGATGGTGTCGCCGGGATCGGCGCTCCCGTGCCGGACCGCGTTGGCGAAGAGTTCTCCGGTGGCGAGGACCGCGTCGTCGAGAATCGCGGACAGCTCCCAGCGGGCCAGATGCGCCGCCACCGTGCGCCGTACTCCAGCGGCACGCGAGGGGTGCGCGGGTACCGCCATCCTGACGAGGCGGGACCTCTCCAGGGAGATCAAGGCAGCCTCACCGCGCCCGGGGGGCGCCCCACCCCGCCGGACGGGGCGTCGTGGACGCTCCACCCGGGGTCGTGCGCTGCCGCGGCAGGGATCCGTCGGCGGGACGTGCCGACACTGACCGCCGTCATCGAGTTCCTCCACATCCTCGAAGGTGATTTCCCGGGAGTGTTGTTTCTGAGATTGCTGTTTCCGAGAGTGCTCTTTCCGGGGTGCTGTTTCTGGGGGTGCTGTTGTCGAAGACAACAGCACCGGGCACACAAAACGCCAGGTGGTGGAGGGGTTGTGCAGTTGCGGGCGGGTAGTGGCGCCGCTGGACAGGTTCCCCACCATGGTGAACGTCGACGAGGGCCCGCCCCTGCGGGAGCGGTGTGTCCCCGCCGGACGGCAGGACTGACTGCGCTGGGTGACTCCCTGGCCGGGGAGGAGCGGGACCGGCTGTTCACCGAGGCGCTCGATGTCACCGAGCCCGGACGGTTGGAGGACTTCGTCACGACGGCGGCGACGGGTTTCGGCGTCCTCGAGGGCACCGCGAAGCGGCACGACGGGGGCGGCTCCGACGGCATGGACGGTGCCGACGGCATCGACGGCCTCGTGGCCTGTGTCGGCGGTTCCCGGGGCGGCACGTTCGAGCAGGCGAGCGGCGCCGACTGGGCGGCCACCTGGGAACTGAACGTCGGACACACCGCACGTGTCGTCCGCGCCGCGCTGCCGCACCCGCGTGCCGCCGGCGGCGGCTCGGTCGTGCTGATCGGCTCCGTCTCGGGCTGGAAGCCCGGACCGCCCGCCCAGTACGGGGCGGCGAAGAGCGCCCTGGTCCACCTGGCGGCCTCCCTGGCCCGGGAGTTGGGCCCGGATCGCATCCGCGTCAACGTCGTGTCGCCCGGTTCCATGCTGATCCCGGGCCGCCGCTGGGACCGGATGCGCCGGGAGGAGCCACAGGCGTACGAGGCGTTCGTCGGGAGGGAGCTGCCGACCGGTGCGCCCGTCACCCCGCACGAGGTGGCCCGCACGGTGGTGTTCCAGCTCTCCGACTGGGCGACGGATGTCTCCGGCGCCCACCTGCCGGTGGACCGGGCCCAGAACGAGCCCTCGCAGGACGGCTACTGAGGCGGGCGTCCGTGACGCGCCCATCTCAGGCGGCCGCCCCCAGCACCACCCGCGACCGGCGTTCGAAGTCCTGGACGAGCGGCTCGTCGCGGCGGGACGCCAGGCGGCCCCGGAAGTCGCGGAGGGCCTGGATGGAGCGCTCGCTGTGCACGCCGGCGAGCGCCTCGAGCGCGTCCGTGGCTGTGGCGACGGCCTCGTCGAGACGGTTCTGCTGGAGATGGGCCGTGGCGAGCACGGAACGGCTGATGGCCTGGCGTCGGCGACGGTCGGCGTGGGCGCGCACCGACGCGCTCGCCGTGTGCTCGGCCTGCGCGGCCAGGCCCAGGTCGCGGAAGCAGAGCGCGGACTCGGCCTGGAGATAGTGGTGGTCGAGGAAGCGCACCCAGGGCGACTCCTCGGAGGCACCCCGGCTCGCGTCGAGCTGCTTCTCTGCGGCCCGCAGCGCCTCGGCGGTCTCCCGGGGCCGGCCCAGTGCCGCGTGGCCGCGCGCGGACATGGCATGCAGCCGCATCAGGCCCAGGGGACTGCCGGAGTCCTTGGCGGTGGCGACCCCGGCCCGGGCCAGGGCCACCCCCTCGTCGGGGCGGCCCAGACTGGTCGCCAGATGGGACAGCCCCGCCAGGATCTGCCCGCCCAGCACATGGTCGCGGCCCTCCGCGCAGAGCCTGAGCCCCTGGGTCATGTACCGCTGGGCCAGGCCGTACTCCCCGGCGTCGTACGAGCTCCAGCCCGCCATGGCGGCCAGCCGGGCGGCGGCAGCGAACAGCTCACGGCGGTGGTGCGGGGTCACACCGCGCTGCTGGAGCAGGGGGATCACCTCGGTGGTGAGGTACTGCACGATGCTCGTGCGGATCCCGCCGCCCCCGTATTGGTTGTCCATCTCGTCGAACATGCGGAGCATCGCGTGCACCTGCTCCACCGGCCCGCCACCCGACATCGGCGCGAGCCGGGGCGCGTCACGGCTCTCCACCAGCCAGAGCAGCCAGGCTCGCTGAGGGTTCGTCAGGGCGCCCGGCACGAACGGCACCGCACCGAGCAGACTGCGCCGCGCGATGTCGGTGGAGCCCAGCTCGGCCAGGGTGTGCAGGGTCTCCGCCACGTTCTCGACGTACATCAGTGCCCGTCCCGTCACCGGTCGCCCGCGGTCGAGCGGAAAACCGAGGTCGGCCGGAGTGAGCGCGCGGCCCAGCCGTTCGCCGAGGACTGCGGCGATCAACTCCGGTGCATTTCCACGTGGTTGCTGGCCCTGGAGCCAGCGGGTGACGGAGGCCTTGTCGTAGTTGGTCTCCGCGCCCTGACAGCGGCCCAGTTCGTTGACCCGGAGGGCGAGGGACGCGTACGAGCAGCCCGCCTCCTTCAGGGCTGTCGCCAGCGGCTTGTTGGGCCCTCCGGTCCCCTTGACCGGGCTCCTTGGTAATCCGTTCGTCACGGCGGCCATCCAGGTGTCGCATCGTGTCGGCGCGCGGCTTGACCCCTGCCCGCCGTGGCGCCAACTCCGGGGCGGGCCGGAGGAGTTCGAGGGACCTTGCGCAGCGTGTGCGGCAGGTCACCCGATCACTATGGTGGCCGAACGACTCAGCCCGCAACCTGCGTTCTGATAATTTCAGAATGAACCGCGCGGACCTGTCCGTGTCAACGGATCGCGTGGCACACTGCACGCTGTGAATCCCGCCCCGGGAGGTTGCACGTGAGTGAGACCCGCTCAGGAGGGAGTGCTCCTGCGGCGCCCACGGTCCTGCGCATGGTCCTGGGCAAACGGCTCCGCCAGCTGCGGGAGCGCGCCGGAGTGTCCTACGACGACGCGGCCCGCGCCATCGAGGTCACCGCCCTGACGGTCCGCCGTATGGAGAAGGCCGAGGTCGGCCTCCGCATCCCCTACGTGAAGGAGTTGCTGCGCACCTACGGGGTCTCCGGCACGGAGATCGAGGACTTCCTCTCCCTCGCCCGCGAGGCCAACCAGCCCGGCTGGTGGCACAAGTACCGCGACGTGCTGCCCGAGTGGTTCAGCGCGTACGTGAGCCTGGAGAGCGAAGCCGCCGTCATCCGCCTCTACGAACCCCAGTACGTCCCCGGCCTGTTGCAGACCCACGACTACGCGGCCTCCCTCATCCGGGTCGGCTTCCCCAACGCGAGCTCCGAGGAGGTCGAACGGCACGTCGCCCTGCGCCTCAGGCGCCAGGACCTGCTGGTCAAACCCGAGGCGCCGGCCGTCTGGGCCATCCTCGACGAGACCGTGCTGCGCCGCCCGGTGGGCGGACCACAGGTGATGCGGGAGCAGATCGACCGGC encodes the following:
- a CDS encoding helix-turn-helix transcriptional regulator encodes the protein MVLGKRLRQLRERAGVSYDDAARAIEVTALTVRRMEKAEVGLRIPYVKELLRTYGVSGTEIEDFLSLAREANQPGWWHKYRDVLPEWFSAYVSLESEAAVIRLYEPQYVPGLLQTHDYAASLIRVGFPNASSEEVERHVALRLRRQDLLVKPEAPAVWAILDETVLRRPVGGPQVMREQIDRLVEATERPKVRIQIMRFAAGPHPGAYGPFHYFRFGFSELPDIVYTEGLAGAQYVDQPVDVVTYLEVLDRMSVQAEPVARTRDILAALRKEL